One stretch of Cedecea neteri DNA includes these proteins:
- the fdxH gene encoding formate dehydrogenase subunit beta, which produces MSMQSQDIIKRSATNSFTPPPRARDFKEEVTKLIDVTSCIGCKACQVACSEWNDIRDEVGHCVGVYDNPADLSAKSWTLMRFSETRENGKLEWLIRKDGCMHCEDPGCLKACPSAGAIIQYANGIVDFQSEHCIGCGYCIAGCPFNVPRLNKDDNRVYKCTLCVDRVSVGQEPACVKTCPTGAIHFGTRQEMLEMADQRVEKLKKRGFEHAGVYNPQGVGGTHVVYVLHHADRPELYHNLPKEPKIDTPINLWKGILKPLSAAGFVATFGALIFHYIGIGPNEEVDEDEEDKHE; this is translated from the coding sequence ATGTCCATGCAATCTCAGGATATTATCAAACGCTCGGCGACCAACAGCTTCACGCCGCCGCCGCGGGCGCGTGACTTCAAGGAAGAAGTTACCAAGCTCATCGATGTCACAAGCTGTATCGGCTGCAAGGCCTGCCAGGTTGCCTGCTCGGAGTGGAACGACATCCGCGACGAAGTCGGCCACTGCGTGGGGGTTTACGATAACCCCGCCGACCTGAGCGCCAAGTCCTGGACGCTGATGCGTTTTTCAGAAACCCGTGAAAACGGCAAGCTGGAATGGCTCATCCGCAAAGATGGCTGTATGCACTGCGAGGATCCGGGCTGCCTCAAAGCCTGCCCGTCCGCCGGGGCGATTATTCAGTACGCCAACGGCATCGTGGACTTCCAGTCCGAGCACTGCATCGGCTGCGGCTACTGCATCGCGGGCTGTCCGTTCAACGTGCCTCGCCTGAACAAAGACGATAACCGCGTTTATAAATGCACCCTGTGCGTTGACCGCGTGAGCGTCGGCCAGGAGCCTGCCTGCGTGAAAACCTGCCCAACCGGCGCGATTCACTTTGGCACCCGCCAGGAGATGCTGGAAATGGCAGACCAGCGCGTTGAGAAGCTGAAAAAACGCGGCTTTGAACATGCGGGCGTTTATAACCCGCAGGGCGTGGGCGGCACGCACGTGGTTTACGTGCTGCACCATGCTGACAGGCCGGAGCTGTACCACAACCTGCCGAAAGAGCCGAAGATTGATACCCCAATCAACCTGTGGAAAGGCATTCTGAAACCGCTGTCGGCGGCGGGGTTTGTCGCCACCTTCGGCGCATTGATTTTCCACTATATCGGCATTGGCCCGAACGAAGAGGTGGACGAAGACGAGGAGGATAAGCATGAGTAA
- a CDS encoding DUF2282 domain-containing protein, with translation MNRIAMSAIALSLVSFSAASFAAELTGPNLERCFGIAKSADNDCKAGAGTTCAGTSKVDYQKNAYKMVPAGTCTSIQTPNGHGSLTEG, from the coding sequence ATGAACCGTATTGCTATGTCCGCTATTGCCCTGTCTTTGGTTTCTTTCAGCGCGGCCTCTTTTGCCGCTGAATTAACCGGACCAAACCTTGAGCGCTGTTTTGGTATTGCCAAATCTGCTGATAACGACTGCAAGGCCGGCGCGGGCACCACCTGCGCAGGGACCTCTAAGGTCGATTACCAGAAAAATGCCTACAAGATGGTGCCGGCAGGCACCTGCACGTCGATCCAAACGCCAAATGGCCACGGCTCGCTGACCGAAGGTTAA
- a CDS encoding alpha/beta fold hydrolase, translating into MKPTRKTLLALAAASLMTGFAAQAETQHTIVLVHGAFADATGSWEQVIPVLQTRHYEIITAQIPLTSLKDDVAATKRAIARAKGDVILVGHSWGGTVITEAGNDPKVKGLVYINAFAPSPGQSTADLANSFPAPPGSAKIIKGADGFLSLDPKAVATDFAQDATPEAQNIIGITQMPIAAASFTEKVTTAAWQQKPSWFLVGSNDRMINPDLERAMAKKIHAHVTELPVSHVPMLYDPRNVARTIFKAVNITSGN; encoded by the coding sequence ATGAAACCCACGCGTAAAACGCTGCTGGCGCTGGCTGCGGCTAGCCTGATGACCGGCTTTGCCGCCCAGGCGGAAACGCAGCACACCATCGTGTTAGTGCACGGCGCCTTCGCCGATGCCACCGGCAGCTGGGAGCAGGTGATCCCCGTGCTGCAAACGCGCCATTACGAAATCATCACCGCGCAAATCCCGCTCACGTCGCTGAAAGATGACGTAGCGGCGACCAAACGCGCCATTGCCCGCGCCAAAGGTGACGTTATTCTGGTCGGTCATTCCTGGGGCGGCACGGTGATTACCGAGGCGGGCAACGACCCGAAAGTTAAAGGGCTGGTGTACATCAACGCCTTTGCGCCGTCGCCAGGCCAGTCAACGGCCGACCTGGCTAACAGCTTCCCCGCCCCGCCTGGCAGCGCAAAAATCATCAAGGGCGCGGACGGCTTCCTGAGCCTAGACCCGAAGGCCGTCGCCACCGACTTTGCCCAGGATGCGACGCCTGAAGCGCAGAACATTATCGGCATCACCCAGATGCCGATTGCCGCCGCAAGCTTCACCGAAAAAGTGACCACCGCCGCCTGGCAACAGAAGCCAAGCTGGTTCCTGGTCGGCAGCAATGACCGGATGATTAACCCGGATCTGGAGCGGGCAATGGCGAAGAAAATCCATGCTCACGTCACTGAATTGCCGGTCAGCCACGTGCCGATGCTTTATGACCCGAGAAATGTCGCCCGCACGATCTTTAAAGCCGTGAATATTACTTCGGGGAATTAA
- a CDS encoding DUF692 domain-containing protein: protein MTMTINLGAGLGLKPEHYADAWSSPSALWYEVHSENYLMAGGPRREWLAAIRQQHQISLHGVSLSLAADEPPDAQLLAQLRALVTDIKPALVSEHLAWSRWNGVYYPDLLPVPRTTRVLNRVIDNINRVQDALGRQISLENPTHYLQMPEHEWDEIEFLDEVSRRSGCGLLLDLNNVWLSAHNLEFDAVAWLDRFPTERITEIHLAGFSADEGGSALLIDSHDRSVSEDVWLLYKQLIQRAGAKPTLIERDDNLPSFDELLAEQQRAQHIIDTLGTTA from the coding sequence ATGACGATGACAATCAATTTGGGCGCCGGGTTAGGCCTTAAGCCAGAACATTATGCCGATGCCTGGAGCAGCCCGTCGGCCCTTTGGTACGAGGTTCACAGTGAAAATTATCTCATGGCGGGTGGCCCGCGCAGAGAGTGGCTGGCAGCCATTCGCCAGCAGCATCAGATCTCCCTGCACGGCGTTTCGCTCTCGTTGGCTGCAGACGAACCGCCGGACGCTCAATTGCTCGCGCAGCTAAGAGCGTTAGTGACCGACATCAAACCCGCGCTCGTTTCAGAGCACCTCGCCTGGTCGCGCTGGAACGGGGTTTATTACCCCGACCTGCTGCCGGTGCCGAGAACCACCCGGGTACTGAACCGCGTCATAGATAATATCAACCGCGTGCAGGATGCGCTGGGCCGCCAGATTTCACTGGAAAACCCGACGCATTATTTGCAAATGCCGGAACACGAGTGGGATGAAATCGAATTTCTCGACGAAGTCAGCCGCCGGAGCGGATGCGGCCTGCTGCTGGATCTGAATAACGTCTGGCTGAGCGCCCACAATCTCGAGTTTGATGCAGTGGCCTGGCTGGACCGCTTCCCGACCGAACGTATCACCGAGATCCACCTGGCGGGCTTTAGCGCCGACGAAGGCGGCAGTGCTTTGCTGATCGACAGCCACGATCGGTCAGTCTCCGAGGATGTCTGGCTGCTGTATAAGCAACTGATTCAGCGAGCGGGAGCAAAACCCACGCTTATCGAACGGGATGACAACCTGCCGTCGTTCGATGAGCTGCTGGCCGAACAGCAGCGCGCGCAGCACATCATCGACACGCTGGGAACCACCGCATGA
- a CDS encoding cupin domain-containing protein: protein MKITRSGSQPSQRGPESYFTGTVRIDAPFSGTENARVGGATVTFEPGARTAWHTHPLGQTLIVTQGRGWLQEWGEEIQDLNQGDIAWIPEGVKHWHGASPETAMTHIAIAESLNGSPVEWLEKVSDEQYKK, encoded by the coding sequence ATGAAAATTACCCGCAGCGGATCTCAACCTTCTCAGCGAGGCCCGGAGAGCTATTTTACCGGCACCGTGCGCATTGATGCGCCATTTAGCGGCACGGAAAACGCACGTGTAGGTGGGGCTACCGTCACCTTTGAACCCGGTGCACGCACGGCCTGGCATACACACCCACTTGGCCAAACGCTGATTGTTACTCAAGGGCGCGGCTGGCTGCAGGAATGGGGTGAAGAGATTCAGGATCTGAACCAGGGCGATATCGCCTGGATCCCCGAAGGGGTGAAACACTGGCACGGGGCGTCGCCAGAAACGGCAATGACGCATATCGCAATTGCCGAGTCATTGAACGGCAGCCCGGTTGAATGGCTGGAAAAAGTCAGCGACGAGCAATACAAAAAATAG
- a CDS encoding DoxX family protein, with translation MMKVSEQKMTEQGVHSLWNRLWSRLQTGVSDSVLLLVARVGIAAVFFLSGRTKVTGFMTLKPSTYELFRTEYALPLIPYNIAAHLATFAEHTFPVLLVLGLFSRFAAAGLLFMTLVIEIFVYPDAWPTHLIWGGLLLLIIARGAGRWSLDRVLKLA, from the coding sequence ATGATGAAAGTATCTGAACAAAAAATGACGGAGCAGGGAGTTCACTCGCTGTGGAATAGACTCTGGAGCCGGCTTCAGACAGGCGTCAGCGATAGCGTGCTGTTACTTGTCGCCCGCGTAGGCATTGCTGCGGTGTTTTTCCTGTCTGGCCGCACCAAAGTAACGGGATTTATGACGCTAAAACCGTCCACCTACGAGCTGTTCCGCACCGAATACGCGCTGCCGCTCATCCCCTATAACATCGCCGCGCACCTCGCCACGTTTGCCGAGCACACCTTCCCTGTTCTGCTGGTGCTGGGCCTGTTTTCACGCTTCGCCGCCGCAGGCCTGCTGTTTATGACGCTGGTGATTGAGATTTTTGTCTACCCGGATGCATGGCCTACGCACCTGATTTGGGGCGGTTTGCTGCTGCTGATTATCGCCCGCGGCGCAGGCCGCTGGTCACTGGACAGAGTGCTGAAGCTGGCGTGA
- the fdnI gene encoding formate dehydrogenase-N subunit gamma, which translates to MSMSKMIVRTKFIDRACHWTVVICFFLVSLSGIALFFPTLQWLTETFGTPQMGRILHPFFGVAIFVALMFMFVRFVHHNIPDKQDLPWLKGIVEVLKGNEHKVADVGKYNAGQKMMFWSIMSMIFVLLVTGIIIWRPWFAHYFPMWMIRYSLLIHAASAIILIHAILIHMYMAFWVKGSVKGMIVGKVSRRWAKKHHPRWYRAIEAEEAKKENREGLK; encoded by the coding sequence ATAAGCATGAGTAAGATGATTGTCAGAACGAAATTCATCGACCGTGCCTGTCACTGGACGGTAGTGATTTGCTTCTTCCTCGTGTCGCTGTCCGGCATCGCGCTGTTCTTCCCGACGCTGCAATGGCTGACGGAAACCTTCGGCACGCCGCAGATGGGGCGTATTTTGCATCCGTTCTTCGGCGTGGCTATTTTTGTGGCGCTGATGTTTATGTTCGTGCGCTTCGTGCATCACAACATTCCCGATAAGCAGGATTTACCCTGGCTGAAAGGCATTGTTGAGGTGCTGAAAGGCAACGAGCATAAAGTGGCGGACGTGGGCAAGTACAACGCCGGGCAGAAAATGATGTTCTGGAGCATTATGAGCATGATTTTCGTGCTGCTGGTGACCGGGATTATTATCTGGCGGCCGTGGTTTGCGCACTACTTCCCGATGTGGATGATTCGCTACAGCCTGCTTATCCACGCGGCGTCGGCCATTATTCTGATCCACGCCATCCTGATCCATATGTACATGGCGTTTTGGGTGAAAGGATCGGTTAAGGGCATGATCGTCGGCAAAGTCAGCCGCCGCTGGGCGAAGAAGCACCACCCACGCTGGTATCGCGCTATCGAGGCCGAAGAGGCCAAAAAAGAAAACCGCGAAGGCCTGAAGTAA
- a CDS encoding DUF1471 domain-containing protein: MMKLFRNVILPLVLAAAVAPAFAAKEVHSAQGLVKIGTVTESESTTLSLEQLNEKLAQKAEKAGASAWRVVSAGGNNSYFGSADIYR; the protein is encoded by the coding sequence ATGATGAAACTGTTCCGCAACGTTATTCTCCCGCTCGTACTTGCCGCTGCCGTAGCACCCGCTTTTGCTGCCAAAGAAGTTCATAGCGCCCAGGGCCTGGTAAAAATTGGCACCGTCACTGAAAGCGAGAGCACCACGCTGTCCCTCGAGCAGCTCAATGAAAAACTGGCTCAGAAAGCCGAGAAAGCTGGCGCCAGCGCCTGGCGAGTTGTCTCCGCCGGCGGCAACAACAGCTACTTCGGCAGCGCCGATATTTACCGCTGA
- a CDS encoding DUF1158 family protein has product MNHPHQALLSAGGILLLAFLSCLLLPAPALTLTLAQKLIDTFHLVDLSQLYVILFCIWFLVLGTVEYYLLRFIWRRWFSITRI; this is encoded by the coding sequence ATGAACCATCCACATCAAGCGCTATTGAGCGCGGGCGGCATTTTGCTGCTGGCCTTTCTTTCGTGCCTGCTGCTGCCGGCTCCGGCGTTAACGCTGACGCTGGCGCAAAAGCTCATCGACACCTTCCACCTCGTCGATCTCAGCCAGCTCTACGTTATCCTGTTTTGTATCTGGTTCCTTGTGCTGGGCACTGTCGAGTATTACCTGCTACGTTTTATCTGGCGCCGTTGGTTCTCGATTACCCGCATCTGA
- the fdnG gene encoding formate dehydrogenase-N subunit alpha: protein MNVSRRKFFKICAGGMAGTTAAVLGFAPKAALAETRNYKLLRAKETRNSCTYCSVGCGLLMYSLGDGSKNAKSSIFHIEGDPDHPVNRGALCPKGAGLLDYIHSDSRLRYPEYRAPGSDKWQRISWEDAFSRIARLMKDDRDANFIEKNEQDVTVNRWLSTGMLCASAASNETGMLTQKFARSLGMLAVDNQARVUHGPTVASLAPTFGRGAMTNHWVDIKNANVVMVMGGNAAEAHPVGFRWAMEAKNNNDATLIVVDPRFTRTASVADIYAPIRSGTDITFLSGVILYLISNNKINAEYVKHYTNAALLVREDFSFDDGLFSGYDEEKRQYDKTSWNYQFDENGFAKRDDTLTDPRCVWNLLKEHVARYTPDVVEHICGTPQADFLKVCEVLASTSAVDRTTTFLYALGWTQHTVGAQNIRTMAMIQLLLGNMGMAGGGVNALRGHSNIQGLTDLGLLSTSLPGYLSLPSEKQTTLEDYLATNTPKATLPGQVNYWSNYPKFFVSLMKAFYGDEAQKENGWGFDWLPKWDQAYDVLKYFDMMDRNLVTGYLCQGFNPVASFPDKNKVVASLSKLKYMVVIDPLVTETSNFWQNHGEMNDVDPTKIQTEVFRLPSTCFAEEDGSIANSGRWLQWHWKGADAPGEALNDGEILAGLYHRLRQMYQAEGGKGVEPLMKMRWDYHQPAHPESEEIAKESNGYALEDLFDANGNLQAKKGQLLDSFALLRDDGSTASGCWIYAGSWTSKGNQMANRDNADPSGLGNTLGWAWAWPMNRRVLYNRASADLQGKPWDAKRMLIQWNGTKWVGNDIPDFSTAAPDSGVGPFIMQQEGLGRLFALDKLAEGPFPEHYEPFETPLGTNPLHPNVVSNPAARLYEADAKRMGRRQQFPYVGTTYRLTEHFHTWTKHARLNAIVQPEQFVEISEGLAKAKGIAHGDWVKVSSKRGFIKAVAVVTPRLQTLHAGGQEIETVGIPLHWGFEGAARKGYLANTLTPSIGDANSQTPEYKAFLVNIEKA from the coding sequence ATGAACGTCAGTCGCAGGAAGTTTTTCAAAATCTGCGCCGGCGGAATGGCAGGTACAACGGCGGCGGTGCTGGGCTTTGCCCCAAAAGCCGCGCTGGCGGAGACGCGCAACTACAAGCTGCTGCGCGCGAAAGAAACCCGCAATAGCTGTACTTACTGTTCTGTTGGCTGTGGATTATTAATGTATAGCCTCGGAGACGGCTCGAAAAATGCCAAATCCAGCATTTTCCATATCGAAGGGGACCCGGACCACCCGGTAAACCGCGGCGCTCTGTGCCCGAAAGGCGCAGGGCTGCTCGACTATATTCACAGCGATAGCCGCCTTCGCTACCCGGAATACCGCGCCCCAGGTTCCGATAAATGGCAGCGCATCAGCTGGGAAGACGCGTTCTCTCGCATCGCCCGCCTGATGAAAGATGACCGTGATGCGAACTTCATTGAGAAGAATGAGCAGGATGTGACGGTCAACCGCTGGCTTTCCACCGGCATGCTTTGCGCTTCGGCGGCCAGCAACGAAACCGGCATGTTGACCCAGAAGTTTGCCCGCTCGCTGGGCATGCTGGCGGTAGATAACCAGGCGCGCGTCTGACACGGACCAACGGTAGCAAGTCTTGCTCCAACATTTGGTCGCGGTGCGATGACCAACCACTGGGTTGATATCAAAAACGCCAACGTGGTGATGGTGATGGGCGGCAACGCCGCTGAAGCCCACCCGGTCGGTTTCCGCTGGGCGATGGAAGCCAAAAACAACAACGACGCCACGCTGATTGTGGTCGACCCGCGCTTTACCCGCACCGCCTCGGTGGCGGATATCTACGCGCCAATCCGCTCCGGCACCGACATTACCTTCCTGTCGGGCGTCATTCTGTACCTGATTTCTAACAACAAAATCAACGCAGAATACGTCAAACACTACACCAATGCGGCCCTGCTGGTACGCGAAGACTTTAGCTTTGACGACGGCCTGTTCAGCGGCTACGACGAAGAAAAACGCCAGTACGACAAAACCAGCTGGAACTACCAGTTCGACGAAAACGGCTTTGCGAAGCGTGACGACACGCTGACCGACCCACGCTGCGTGTGGAACCTGCTCAAAGAGCACGTTGCACGCTACACGCCGGATGTCGTCGAGCATATCTGCGGCACGCCGCAGGCGGACTTCCTGAAAGTGTGCGAAGTGCTGGCCTCAACCAGCGCGGTGGACCGCACCACCACGTTCCTGTACGCGCTGGGCTGGACTCAGCACACCGTGGGCGCGCAGAACATCCGCACCATGGCGATGATCCAGCTGCTGCTGGGTAACATGGGCATGGCGGGCGGCGGCGTCAACGCGCTGCGTGGTCACTCCAACATTCAGGGTCTGACCGACCTCGGCCTGCTGTCCACCAGCCTGCCAGGCTACCTGTCTTTGCCGTCCGAGAAGCAAACCACGCTCGAGGACTACCTCGCAACCAACACGCCAAAAGCCACGCTGCCGGGCCAGGTTAACTACTGGAGTAACTATCCGAAGTTCTTCGTCAGCCTGATGAAAGCGTTTTACGGCGACGAAGCGCAGAAGGAAAACGGCTGGGGCTTTGACTGGCTGCCGAAGTGGGATCAGGCCTACGACGTGCTGAAGTACTTCGACATGATGGATCGCAATCTCGTGACCGGCTACCTGTGCCAGGGCTTTAACCCCGTCGCCTCGTTCCCGGATAAAAACAAGGTTGTCGCCAGCCTGAGCAAGCTGAAGTACATGGTGGTTATCGATCCGCTGGTGACGGAAACCTCCAACTTCTGGCAGAACCACGGCGAGATGAACGACGTCGACCCGACGAAGATCCAGACCGAAGTGTTCCGCCTGCCGTCCACTTGCTTTGCAGAAGAAGACGGTTCCATCGCCAACTCCGGCCGCTGGCTGCAGTGGCACTGGAAAGGCGCAGATGCACCGGGCGAAGCGCTTAACGACGGCGAAATTCTTGCCGGGCTTTACCACCGCCTGCGCCAGATGTACCAGGCCGAAGGCGGCAAAGGCGTTGAGCCGCTGATGAAAATGCGCTGGGACTACCACCAGCCGGCTCATCCCGAGTCCGAAGAGATCGCCAAAGAGAGCAACGGCTACGCGCTGGAAGATTTGTTTGACGCCAACGGCAACCTGCAGGCGAAAAAAGGCCAGCTGCTGGACTCCTTCGCGCTGCTGCGTGACGACGGCTCTACCGCCTCGGGCTGCTGGATTTACGCCGGGAGCTGGACCAGCAAAGGCAACCAGATGGCGAACCGCGACAACGCGGATCCGTCCGGGCTGGGCAATACGCTGGGCTGGGCGTGGGCGTGGCCGATGAACCGCCGCGTGCTGTACAACCGCGCCTCGGCAGACCTGCAGGGGAAACCGTGGGACGCGAAGCGCATGCTGATCCAGTGGAACGGTACGAAATGGGTCGGGAACGATATTCCAGACTTCAGCACCGCCGCCCCGGACAGCGGCGTGGGGCCGTTCATCATGCAGCAGGAAGGCCTGGGGCGCTTGTTCGCACTCGACAAGCTGGCCGAAGGACCGTTCCCGGAGCACTACGAGCCGTTCGAAACGCCGCTGGGCACCAACCCGCTGCACCCGAACGTGGTTTCCAACCCGGCGGCACGCCTGTACGAGGCGGACGCGAAGCGCATGGGCCGCAGGCAGCAGTTCCCGTATGTCGGCACGACTTATCGCCTGACCGAGCACTTCCACACCTGGACCAAGCACGCGCGGCTTAACGCCATCGTGCAGCCGGAGCAGTTCGTTGAAATAAGCGAAGGGCTGGCGAAGGCCAAAGGCATTGCGCACGGCGACTGGGTGAAAGTCAGCAGCAAACGCGGCTTTATTAAAGCCGTGGCCGTGGTGACGCCGCGCCTGCAAACCCTGCACGCGGGCGGCCAGGAAATCGAAACCGTCGGTATTCCGCTGCACTGGGGCTTTGAAGGGGCGGCACGCAAGGGCTATCTCGCCAATACCCTGACGCCGTCGATAGGCGACGCCAACTCGCAAACGCCGGAATACAAGGCGTTTCTGGTCAACATTGAGAAGGCGTAA
- a CDS encoding SDR family oxidoreductase, giving the protein MTQGIENKVVVITGASSGLGEALARRLVKDGAKLVLGARRLDRLKKLAQDLNLSPEAAVQTDVTQPEQVQALVDKALALYGRVDVMVNNAGLMPHSLLERRKFDDWNAMIDVNLKGVLYGIAAALPYMQQQKSGHIINTSSVAGHKVRAGSAVYAATKTAVRVISEGLRQEVKPYNIRTTIISPGAVESELVTSITEADVAANIQQFYDDVAISAESFASVVAFAISQPEDVDINEILFRPTRQEL; this is encoded by the coding sequence ATGACACAAGGCATTGAAAATAAAGTTGTGGTGATCACCGGCGCCAGCAGTGGCCTGGGTGAGGCCCTGGCGCGTCGTCTGGTTAAAGACGGCGCTAAGCTAGTGCTGGGCGCTCGCCGTCTCGATCGGCTAAAAAAACTGGCGCAGGATCTTAACCTGAGCCCGGAAGCAGCGGTGCAGACCGACGTCACTCAGCCGGAGCAGGTGCAGGCGCTGGTCGATAAGGCCCTGGCGCTGTACGGGCGAGTGGATGTAATGGTCAATAATGCAGGCCTGATGCCGCATTCGCTGCTCGAACGCAGAAAGTTTGATGACTGGAATGCGATGATCGACGTCAACCTTAAGGGCGTACTGTACGGTATTGCCGCTGCCCTGCCTTATATGCAGCAGCAAAAAAGCGGCCACATCATCAATACCTCTTCCGTCGCGGGCCACAAAGTTCGCGCGGGCAGCGCAGTTTACGCGGCCACCAAAACGGCGGTGCGGGTGATATCTGAAGGGCTGCGCCAGGAGGTAAAACCTTACAACATCCGCACGACAATTATTTCGCCGGGGGCGGTTGAGAGCGAGCTGGTGACCAGCATTACCGAAGCAGACGTGGCGGCCAATATCCAGCAGTTCTACGACGACGTTGCAATCTCCGCCGAGTCGTTTGCCAGCGTGGTCGCCTTTGCCATCAGCCAGCCGGAGGATGTGGACATCAACGAAATCCTGTTCCGCCCTACCCGTCAGGAGCTTTAA
- a CDS encoding LysR family transcriptional regulator, translated as MLKENFHDLMSFMAVARERSFTRAAAKLGVSQSALSHAIRGLEERLQLRLLTRTTRSVAPTEAGEKLLASLAPRFADLENELAVLSEMRERPAGNIRLNAAEHSVQSVLWPVLQTFLVDYPDINVEISVDNALTDIVSGRFDAGIRLGEQVAKDMVAVRIGPELSMSVIGSPAYFDKHGYPATPQDLQQHNCINMRLPTFGGLYAWEFEKDGRELKIRVEGQLTFNSLRQRIDAALLGLGLAFVPSDTVTDKIAEGRLVRVLEAWCKPFPGYYLYYPSRKQHTTAFSLLVDALRYSSSPTDD; from the coding sequence ATGCTAAAAGAGAACTTTCACGATCTAATGTCATTTATGGCAGTGGCGCGTGAACGCAGTTTTACCCGGGCTGCGGCAAAACTTGGCGTTTCCCAGTCAGCCCTAAGCCACGCGATTCGCGGGCTTGAAGAGCGCCTCCAGCTTCGCTTGCTAACCCGCACGACGAGAAGCGTTGCGCCCACTGAAGCCGGTGAGAAGCTGCTTGCCAGCCTGGCGCCTCGTTTTGCTGACCTCGAGAACGAACTTGCCGTTCTGAGTGAAATGCGCGAGCGCCCGGCCGGGAATATTCGCCTTAACGCGGCGGAGCACAGCGTACAGTCGGTGCTATGGCCGGTGCTGCAAACCTTTCTGGTCGACTACCCGGACATCAACGTAGAAATTAGCGTGGACAACGCGCTGACCGACATCGTCAGCGGGCGGTTCGACGCGGGTATTCGTCTCGGCGAGCAGGTGGCAAAAGATATGGTAGCCGTACGCATTGGCCCGGAGCTCAGCATGTCGGTGATTGGTTCGCCCGCTTATTTTGACAAGCACGGTTACCCGGCCACGCCGCAGGATCTCCAGCAGCACAACTGCATCAATATGCGTCTTCCCACCTTCGGTGGACTTTATGCCTGGGAGTTCGAAAAAGACGGGCGCGAGCTAAAAATTCGTGTCGAAGGGCAATTAACATTCAATAGCCTTCGCCAGCGCATTGATGCCGCGTTGCTCGGACTGGGGCTGGCTTTTGTCCCGAGCGATACGGTTACCGACAAGATTGCCGAAGGGCGGCTGGTGCGGGTGCTTGAGGCCTGGTGCAAACCGTTTCCCGGCTATTATCTTTATTACCCCAGCCGCAAGCAGCACACAACAGCCTTCTCTCTGCTGGTGGATGCGCTGAGATATTCGTCCTCACCCACAGATGATTAA
- a CDS encoding DNA-binding domain-containing protein, whose protein sequence is MSNTLSRYHEAFIGLLYGEARSGLSHFQHQPGMAVYRNGVIKACVDALEANFPSVSRLTGRDFFREMARGYALEQPPRGGELIRYGDAFPVFIAAYPPAHELPYLSAVAELDRLWLEVFCAESSAPLDVHTLANIPPETLGTRSLPLRASVRWYWHATLPVFTLWAFNRHQTATPETIHWQGEGALLVRRQQQIFTEPLSQGGAVFLTACRQGATLDQASEQALAAEPTLALGPFFSNLLSSGIFAAS, encoded by the coding sequence ATGAGTAACACCTTAAGCCGCTATCACGAGGCGTTTATTGGCCTGTTATATGGTGAGGCTCGATCCGGGCTTAGCCATTTTCAGCACCAGCCAGGCATGGCCGTTTACCGCAACGGCGTGATCAAAGCCTGCGTGGACGCTCTGGAGGCTAACTTCCCCAGCGTTTCACGGCTTACCGGCCGCGACTTTTTCCGTGAAATGGCGCGCGGCTACGCGCTTGAACAACCGCCGCGCGGAGGGGAATTAATTCGCTACGGCGACGCCTTCCCTGTTTTTATCGCCGCGTATCCACCAGCCCACGAGCTGCCGTATTTAAGCGCGGTAGCGGAGCTGGACAGGCTCTGGCTGGAGGTGTTTTGCGCTGAGTCTTCGGCCCCGTTGGATGTACATACGCTGGCAAATATTCCTCCGGAGACGTTAGGCACCCGTTCATTACCGCTGCGGGCCAGCGTTCGCTGGTACTGGCATGCCACGCTGCCGGTGTTCACGCTCTGGGCATTCAACCGCCATCAGACAGCAACGCCGGAGACGATTCACTGGCAGGGGGAAGGCGCCCTGCTGGTTCGCCGTCAGCAGCAAATTTTTACCGAACCCTTAAGCCAGGGAGGCGCGGTTTTTCTGACCGCCTGCCGCCAGGGAGCAACCCTTGACCAGGCCAGCGAACAGGCTCTGGCGGCCGAGCCAACCCTCGCCCTCGGCCCCTTTTTCAGCAACCTGCTTAGCAGCGGTATTTTCGCCGCATCTTAA